The window ACCTCGAGGGTGGGAATCATGGACCCGCTGGGGATCCAGAACGCCTGAACAACAAACGTACGGAGCACGATAGCGAGGACGAGTGCCCACAGCACCGTCTCGATCGTCTCCCTCCACCATGGTTTTGCCGCTGCCGCCATCAGGACAACCTCCGTTTCCGATGTGCGCTCCTGAAAAAACGGGAACGCCGGTTTCTCTTTATACCCCGAAAGAAGGCGTCTTTCAATCCCGGGGAGGATCATCCCTGTAGGAAACCCTGCAGAAGGGAGTAACCACGATGTATTTCAGGGGGCGCCTGCGATCCGGTGATGATCCGGCTTCTATGGTGAACGCCGGGGAAATGGTGTTCCACTTCGGCGAGTAGGTGCAGAAAGCCATGACGGCGCTGCGGTTGGTGAACCAGACGCGCCCCTTTCCGTCATAAATTTCCTCGCTCCCGTCGGCCCACTGTATCTTCAGCCTTTTCTGGGGCACCGAGGGAGAAAGCCTGAAAACAAAGGACCTGCCCGAAAGCAGCGCCTTGTGGAAGACCCGCTGGAGCCACTGGGCGGCGTACTTGCCTTCCCGCACCGCAGTTTCGTCGGAAGGAGGCCCCGCAAAGGAGGAGACAAGGGCAACCGACGCGCCGCCTCCCACAATGAGACAGATCGCCAGGACCGCCAGCAATTCCGCAAGGGAGAAGGCTGATCCCCCAAAAAGGGGAGGCCGGTACCGGCCTCCCCTCCCGGTGCGCTCCATGCTTACCTTCCGCCGCTGATGGCCTCCGCCCCGAGGGCCAGGACCTTCATGTTGGCATCCTGGAACTTGGGAGGAGAAAGCTCCTTCACGGCCCGGGAGACCTCTCCGTAGGAAAGGCCGCTCACACCGGCGCCGCACATGGCCCCCATGAGAAGCACGTTGAGAAAGAGGAAATTCCCGCCCATGTGCTCCTTCAGCAGGGCATATCCCTCCAGCGAATGGACGGATATTTCCCTGTCCCGGATCATCCCGGCGAGAGAGGCGTTCTCCAGGGCGCCCCGATCATGGACGTTCACCACAAGACTGCCCTTTTTCTTCAGGAAATGGAGGTTCCGGACCGCCTCATTCTGGTCGAAGGCAAGGAGAATATCCGCTTCTCCGGCCATGACGAGGGGGCTTCGGTAATTCCCCACCTTGAAATGGCTGATCACCGACCCGCCCCGCTGGGCCATGCCGTGCACCTCGCTGCCGATGACCGATTCACCCCGTTCGAGAGCGACCTTTCCGAGGACCTTGCTCGCGAAAAGGATACCTTGACCGCCGATGCCCACGATGACGTACTGCATGTTATTCTCCCTCCCCGGAAGTTTCTCCTATGGCCCCGTGGGGGCAGACGGAGACACAGACCCCGCAGGAAACGCAAAACCGTTCGTCAATGTATGCCTTGTTCTTCTTCTCATCGAAGACGAGGCCGGGACAGTTGAAGAAATTGATGCAGAACTTGCAGCCGATGCACTTTTCCGGGTCCACCTTGACCTGGACCACCGGCTGCTGGGGACGGAGGAGCATGCAGGGGTGACGGAAAATGATCACCGAAGGCTCCGAACGGGACTTCGCGTGCTCCCAGGCTTCCTTCACGGCTTCCTTTCCAGCGGCGACGTCGTAGGCTTCGATGGTCCTGACGAAGGTCACGCCGCAGCCCCTGCAGACGGCCTCGATATCCACCTTCCGGCCTTCGTCGCCCTTCCTGAGCTTGTCGCCCACCGCAGGGTTCGCCTGTCCGCCCGTCATGGCGGTGGTGCTGTTGTCCAGGATGCCGAGAACAAAAGCGTGCCTGTTGTAAACCGCGCTCACGAGTCCGGGAATGCCCATGTGGAAGAATGTGGAATCACCGATGGTGCTCACTATGGGCCGGTCAGTCCCCGCCGCCTTATGGGCGAGGAAGAATCCCGAGCCCATGGTCACCGAGGCTCCCATGTCCATCACGGCGTCCACAGCCTTCTGGTTCACCCCGAGGGTGTAGCAGCCGATGTCCGAAGGGTTCACCGCG is drawn from Aminivibrio sp. and contains these coding sequences:
- a CDS encoding 2-oxoacid:acceptor oxidoreductase family protein is translated as MQYVIVGIGGQGILFASKVLGKVALERGESVIGSEVHGMAQRGGSVISHFKVGNYRSPLVMAGEADILLAFDQNEAVRNLHFLKKKGSLVVNVHDRGALENASLAGMIRDREISVHSLEGYALLKEHMGGNFLFLNVLLMGAMCGAGVSGLSYGEVSRAVKELSPPKFQDANMKVLALGAEAISGGR
- a CDS encoding S26 family signal peptidase, with protein sequence MAAAAKPWWRETIETVLWALVLAIVLRTFVVQAFWIPSGSMIPTLEV